Genomic DNA from Armatimonadota bacterium:
CAAACGCCTTGTCGCCCGGATGGCGCCGGAGCACCCGGTGACGGGCATGGCATTCATCGGCGCCGATATCGTGGACCCGCCGCCGCTGGAAGGTGATCTTTTCACGCTCGATAAAATCCGGCGCAAGCGCACTCTGGAGACGTCTATGGAGTGCCTGGAAGAGCGCTACGGCAAGCGTATCCTGTTTCCGTGTTCCGATGTTCCCATCCCGTGGCGGCAAAGGGCGTGGGAAGCGTTCTGGAGCCGCCACAGGGGAATTGCAAATTGAAAAGTGCAAATTTCAAATTGCAAATTGGCCCCGCGGCAAGGTGGGTGGTATTGGATGGCCGGCGCGTGGTGGTGCAGTCGGTGCTTCGGGAGTGGGACGAGCCGGCCGCGCCGTGGGCAGGCGTTGCGGAACGGCGCTACGCTCGCCTTCTGTTGCAATCCGGGGCTGTGCTGGATGTCTATCGCGAGGGTGACCGCTGGACGGTAAGCGCCGTGGAAGACTGAGGGAAAACGATGAAGTATGGACGATGAACGATGAATTCCGCAACCAAATTCATCGCTCATCGTTCCGCGTTCATCGCTTCCCATTGTGGTATACTTTCGGTAGGAAGGAGGGTATAACCATGCCCGCGGTGAAAACGGCCATATCGGTCGATCGGGAGTTGTTTGAGGCGATGGAGGAACTGGCGAGCCGCCGGAAGGTCTCTCGCAGCCGCCTGTTTGCGGAGGCAGCGCAGGAACTGGTCAGGAAAGACCGGAACCAGCGCCTGCTGGAGCAGATCAACGCGACTTGCGGCGAGGGCCCGGACGAAGAGGAGAAGGCGTTTATGCGTCGGGCGACCGCGTTGGCGGCGGAACGCCTGAGGCGTGAGGAGGAAGCGGCTGGAGCGCCACCATGGTAATTCGCCAGGGTGAAGTATTCTGGACCGATCTGGGGCAGCCCGCCGGCTCGGAACCGGGGTACCGTCGACCATGCATCGTCATCCAGAATGATACGTTCAATGCCAGTCGAATCGGCACAGTGCTGATCTGCACGCTTACGACGAACATCGCGCTGGCATCGGCGCCGCACAACGTATTGTTGGAACCGGGTGAAGGCGGCTTACCCAAACGGAGCGTCGTGAATGTGTCACAGGTTATGACGGTGGACAGGACGCAGTTGGAGGGGCGCATCGGTTCGCTCTCTTCGCGGCGTATCCGCGAGGTTATCGCCGGGGTTCACCTGGTGATAGATCCGTCGTAGGCGGGAGTTGGACGGAAGCACCGGCATCGCCCTGGATGCCGGACGCTGAATGCCGGATGCTGATATGGAACAGGACTTCATTCCACCGATAAAGACGCGGAACAACGCGGGGAAGCCCCCTTGCGACCACATTCCTTCGTCCGGGCGCCCGCGGCCGCCGGCCCTCAAGATCAGCGATGACGGCGGCTGGCATACCAACGACCCGAAGCACATTCCGTCGGCCCCAATCTCCATCCCCCACTCCCCATCCGCCGAGTACGTGGAACTGCACTGCCACAGCCAGCACAGCCTGCGCGATGGCGCGGCACACGTGGAGGACCTGGTGGAGCGCGCGGCGGCCATGGGTATGCCCGCGCTGGCAATGACCGACCACGATTCGATGTCCGTGGCGCCGGAGTTTCGCGCGGCGGCCATGGCGGTCAGGTTGAAGCCCATCCAGGGCGTAGAGGTTTCGTACGGAGAGCACGCGGGCGGGCAGTTTCACATTACGCTGCTGTCTGAGACCGACGAGGGATTCGCCAACCTGTGCGCAATGATTTCGAAGTACAGTGCCGCTGCCCCTAACCCCCCAGCCCCCTTCCCTGCGAGCGTAGCGAGCGAATCAGGGAAGGGGGCCGGGGGGTTAGGTTCCGGCATCCTCTGCCTCACCGGCTGCGCCAAGGGCGAACTGGCATATCATCTCCTGCGCCACGAGGAAGAGAAAAGCGAACAAATGCTCGCTTTCTGGTGCGACGCCTTCGGCAAGGATAACGTCTTCGTCGAACTCCAGGACCACCGCCTGGGCTTCGAACCCGGACTCAATCGCAAACTCACAGACCTGGCGAAACGCTTCGGCCTGCCGGTCGTTGCCACCAACAACGTCCACACGCTCACGCGAGAGGATTTCTGGGTACACGAAGCCCTCGCCTGCTGGC
This window encodes:
- a CDS encoding CopG family transcriptional regulator: MPAVKTAISVDRELFEAMEELASRRKVSRSRLFAEAAQELVRKDRNQRLLEQINATCGEGPDEEEKAFMRRATALAAERLRREEEAAGAPPW
- a CDS encoding type II toxin-antitoxin system PemK/MazF family toxin; the protein is MVIRQGEVFWTDLGQPAGSEPGYRRPCIVIQNDTFNASRIGTVLICTLTTNIALASAPHNVLLEPGEGGLPKRSVVNVSQVMTVDRTQLEGRIGSLSSRRIREVIAGVHLVIDPS